From one Diorhabda carinulata isolate Delta chromosome 12, icDioCari1.1, whole genome shotgun sequence genomic stretch:
- the LOC130900184 gene encoding uncharacterized protein LOC130900184, with amino-acid sequence MSKMASNNNSSISLTQDIGSSKITSRASVRPSNLDLSLKSNNLEIMDDSIPTTPLLEEREEASENLIAKNSQYLDANQNSTNTVHSESPNYCSRLKSHVIPINSPPSGKNPKNLMESILVAKMEQASLGHPGRQLVRTDSADSASSFGSVNSQKAGDVCRCDDCLLGIGDYWQQDNSEEKRRKVSTIGYIRI; translated from the coding sequence ATGTCGAAAATGGCATCAAATAACAACTCTTCGATATCATTAACACAAGATATTGGGTCGTCGAAAATCACTTCTCGAGCTTCAGTAAGACCTTCTAATCTGGATCTCAGcttgaaatcaaataatttggaaataatggATGACTCCATTCCTACAACACCACTATTAGAGGAACGTGAAGAAGCTAGTGAAAACTTGATAGCAAAAAACTCTCAATATTTAGATGCCAATCAAAATTCAACTAACACTGTTCATTCAGAATCCCCCAACTACTGCTCCAGATTAAAATCACACGTTATACCAATAAACTCTCCTCCATCAGGTAAAAATCCCAAGAATTTAATGGAGAGCATATTGGTTGCAAAAATGGAACAAGCATCACTGGGTCATCCTGGTAGGCAGTTGGTGAGAACTGATAGCGCCGACTCCGCTAGCTCTTTTGGATCCGTTAATTCTCAAAAAGCAGGTGATGTGTGTAGATGCGACGATTGCTTATTGGGAATTGGTGATTATTGGCAACAGGATAATtctgaagaaaaaagaagaaag